A window from Microbacterium ginsengiterrae encodes these proteins:
- a CDS encoding ATP-binding cassette domain-containing protein produces the protein MTTSAIEVRALRKAFGSKPVIDGLDLTVARGEIFALLGPNGAGKTTTINILTTLIPPDSGSATVSGFDVASAPAQVRRRISLTGQSAAVDDALSATENVVMFGRLAGLSGSAARRRAKDLLHGFGLDDVASRRVATFSGGMRRRLDLALSFVVTPEVLFLDEPTTGLDTRSRRDLWGIIRALASAGTTVFLTTQYLEEADQLADRIAVLHDGRVAALGTAAELKSRIGGDTVELHDSSGDLLREIATDGSVTGLRRALDELDREGADGVITLRRPTLDDVFLAVTGSIDSGASSRHDPHDTLSEGTSR, from the coding sequence ATGACGACATCCGCCATCGAGGTCCGCGCGCTCCGCAAGGCATTCGGGTCGAAACCCGTGATCGACGGACTGGACCTCACCGTCGCCCGCGGCGAGATCTTCGCCCTGCTGGGCCCCAACGGCGCAGGCAAGACCACGACGATCAACATCCTCACCACACTCATCCCGCCGGACTCCGGCAGCGCCACGGTCAGCGGGTTCGACGTGGCATCCGCACCGGCACAGGTGCGCCGGCGGATCAGCCTCACCGGTCAGTCCGCCGCGGTCGACGACGCACTCAGCGCGACCGAAAACGTCGTGATGTTCGGGCGTCTCGCCGGACTCTCCGGCTCCGCAGCGCGACGCCGCGCGAAAGACCTCCTGCACGGCTTCGGATTGGACGACGTCGCGTCCCGGCGCGTCGCGACATTCTCCGGCGGGATGCGCAGACGTCTCGATCTCGCGCTGAGCTTCGTCGTCACCCCCGAGGTGCTCTTCCTCGACGAGCCCACCACAGGGCTGGACACCCGCAGTCGCCGCGACCTGTGGGGCATCATCCGCGCGCTGGCATCGGCGGGGACCACGGTGTTCCTGACCACGCAGTATCTGGAGGAGGCCGACCAGCTCGCCGACCGCATCGCGGTGCTGCACGACGGGAGGGTGGCGGCCCTCGGGACCGCCGCAGAGCTGAAATCCCGCATCGGCGGAGACACCGTCGAGCTGCACGATTCGTCCGGTGACCTGCTGCGGGAGATCGCCACCGACGGCTCGGTCACCGGGCTGCGACGCGCGCTCGACGAACTCGACCGCGAGGGAGCCGACGGCGTCATCACCCTGCGGCGACCGACACTCGACGACGTGTTCCTCGCCGTCACCGGCTCCATCGACTCCGGTGCGTCGTCGAGGCATGACCCACATGACACGCTGAGCGAAGGGACATCGAGATGA
- a CDS encoding TetR/AcrR family transcriptional regulator, with translation MTDDETPELPRGIALAWGVAANPQRGPKREMSVEKIVEAAVALADAEGISAVSMAAVAAKLGFTPMSLYRYVSAKDDLLLLMQEEATGLPPEAFRDHDGWRAKLRALFEAQTLIFLQHPWILSLPITGSPITPNSSAWMDAGLEALSGTPLNERERMAAALAVSGHARWYGMVLSGYAEQSRLTGLTAEQVSAREAALFDRVITEEEFPHLRHAIDAGIFTAEDDPFRFALERTLDGLESYIAALDRGETHEVETAWLPEEHAEVASDKRVREAAKAVRAAEKALRDARKHERQVRKEARERSVRRN, from the coding sequence ATGACGGACGACGAGACTCCCGAACTCCCCAGGGGCATCGCGCTCGCCTGGGGCGTCGCTGCGAACCCGCAGCGCGGCCCGAAGCGAGAGATGAGCGTGGAGAAGATCGTCGAGGCCGCGGTCGCACTCGCCGACGCCGAAGGAATCAGTGCGGTGTCCATGGCGGCGGTGGCCGCCAAACTCGGGTTCACCCCGATGTCCCTCTACCGCTACGTCAGTGCCAAGGACGACCTGCTGCTGCTGATGCAGGAGGAGGCGACCGGCCTCCCGCCGGAGGCCTTCCGCGACCACGACGGTTGGCGGGCGAAGCTGCGGGCGCTGTTCGAGGCGCAGACCCTGATCTTCCTTCAGCACCCGTGGATCCTGTCGTTGCCGATCACCGGGTCCCCGATCACGCCGAACAGTTCCGCATGGATGGACGCCGGTCTGGAGGCGCTGTCGGGCACGCCGCTGAACGAGCGGGAGCGGATGGCCGCGGCGCTCGCCGTGTCCGGCCACGCGCGCTGGTACGGGATGGTCCTCTCGGGGTACGCCGAGCAGTCGCGGCTCACCGGGCTGACGGCGGAGCAGGTCAGTGCGCGCGAGGCCGCCCTCTTCGACCGGGTGATCACCGAGGAGGAATTCCCGCACCTGCGCCACGCGATCGACGCGGGGATCTTCACCGCTGAGGACGACCCCTTCCGGTTCGCGCTCGAGCGCACTCTCGATGGCCTCGAGTCGTATATCGCCGCTCTCGACCGGGGCGAGACGCACGAGGTCGAGACGGCCTGGCTTCCGGAGGAACACGCGGAAGTGGCGTCGGACAAGCGCGTCAGGGAGGCGGCGAAGGCGGTGCGCGCGGCGGAGAAGGCATTGCGTGACGCGCGCAAGCACGAGCGGCAAGTGCGGAAGGAGGCGCGCGAGCGCTCAGTACGCCGGAACTGA
- a CDS encoding helix-turn-helix domain-containing protein, which translates to MPDVPEVRFLTVAEVAELMRVSKMTVYRLVHSGDLPAIRFGRSYRVPETAVADALQRPVSDVG; encoded by the coding sequence ATGCCCGATGTTCCTGAAGTCCGATTCCTGACGGTCGCTGAGGTCGCAGAACTCATGCGCGTGTCCAAGATGACCGTCTACCGGCTCGTGCACTCCGGTGACCTGCCGGCGATCCGGTTCGGACGCAGCTACCGAGTGCCCGAGACAGCGGTGGCCGATGCTCTGCAGCGGCCCGTCTCCGACGTCGGCTGA
- a CDS encoding 30S ribosomal protein bS22 gives MGSVIKKRRKRMAKKKHRKLLRKTRHQRRNKK, from the coding sequence GTGGGTTCAGTCATCAAGAAGCGCCGTAAGCGCATGGCGAAGAAGAAGCACCGCAAGCTGCTTCGCAAGACTCGCCACCAGCGCCGCAACAAGAAGTAA